The DNA window TCGCAGCAAAAAATGGTCAATCTACATGTTGTTTAACATTGGCTTTTTGCAAATTTCAGCATCCAAAATCtgcaaaagaaataaaactttcatttaGAAGACCTATCTATAAAGATAAACAGAAAGATGtgattaaatcaaataaaaattgcaGCTGTAACACTAATTGCTGCAATAGTTGAGATTTTGGTCGCCATTTTTTGTGGGAAATTGTTGTACACAATATAGTGGTAGCAGTTGCAACACTAATTGCTGCAAGAGTTGGAACTTTGTAGGCTATTTTCTTTTAGGAAGTGTTGAACACAATATTGTCGTGACCAAAGATTATAGAAATTAAGCTCAAAGAGAAAGGTGCACAAGGATGAAAATGGGAAGCAAATTATGAACACAGTGATCAGGGTATAATCTGGTTGATTTGGGATCCTCAACTAATTGAGTGCATAACTTTGAACAAGGCTGAGCAATATATACACGGCAGAGTAGTTGTGAAGAGGAACAACATGAAGTTCCAATTGGTGGTGGTTTATGGCTTACATACTATTCATACTAGACTTAAACTATGGGAAGATCTGAGAGGGATTTCCACAAGGACACAAGAACCTATGATATGCATCGGAGACTTCAATGTTATTCTCTTAAGTGAAGATAGACAACTAGGCAATCCATTTCAAAAGGGAGAAATAAGGGACTTTAATGAGTTTATGCTTGATACTGGTATGTTAGAACTGAAATCAATTGGCAGAACTTATACATAGTCTAATGGGCGTACTTGTAGCAAAATAGATTAGAGCAATAGTGAATGGCGAATGAATGCTGAATATGATTCTAATGGAGGTCACTGTAATGAATCCATGTACTTCTGATCATTCTCCTTTTAGTTTGGAGTTAGACAGACAAAGTAGATGCAGTCATAAGGCATTTAAGTTTTTCAATTGTGTTGCTGAGCATCCAGAATTCACACAACGAGTGAAAGAAGCATGGGTGAGAGGACATAAGAAGGATATGAACGACATATGGCGAAGGCTAAAAAGGGTGAAAACAAACCTTAAACAACTCAACATCATGGAGTTTAAAAAAGTGAGTAACAGGGTCAAAGATATCAGAGGTCAACTGCATAGTCTACAAGAGAGTACGAGGGATCCTAGAGCAGTAGCCTTCAACAGACAGCATGAAAAGGAACTGCAGATACAATTGGAGAAATGGAGTAAGATTGAAGAAAGTGTTATGCAATAGAAGTCGAGAGTACAATGGCTAAAATTAGGTGATGCAAATACTACATACTTCTTTGCTAACATGAAGAACAGGGTGGCTCAAAATACAATTACATGTCTCATGACCTCAGAAGGCATTAAAGCTCAGACGCAAGAAGCTCTTGAATTGGAAGTGAATACATTTTGTAAGGATCTGTTGGGCAAGGCAGCTCAGAATATACCTAGTGTGAGTACAACTGTCATGAAGAATGGAAATACATTAAATAGGGAGCAGCAAATACTACTAGCAACCAAAGTGACAAGGGAGAAAGTGATAATAGCATTGCAAGGCATAAATTATATGAAGGCTCCTGGATATGATGGATTCAATGCTCATTTTTTTAAGAGGGCTTGGCCAGTAGTGGGAGAGGATATTATAACTGCAGTATTATTGTTTTTTGAAACAGGAACCATGTACCCACCTATTAATTGTACATCAGTGACTCTAATTCCAAAAGTCGCCAGTCCTACAAGAATTGGGGAATATAATGCAaattttttgcaatttttccaacaactaaaaactccgacggggtaCTCCGATCTTGTTCGGAACCCTGtacacgcaaacgagatatgcaaccataccaaattcgatattccgGACTCAACGGTGCAGTCAAAATTTCTACCAAAGGTCATCttgataaaaagtgggtcccacttccaaaggtcattttaagtcaaaacccacaaaagggctcagaaagatatcgaaaacctcgggacacaaaagaagggtcaatctagaccaaactcaacattccggagctaaccgcactgactgaattctcatctgagcgcgtttactcaaaatgttgaccaaagtcaaacttaggcttaaacttaaacttaaaacgcctaatcgcaccgactcacactgaaaacctcgagagtcatgtcgaccatgctactagcctaaaatgaccctttcggagctgatggaatcgtcagaattggattccgatgtcatcttcttgaacttttgatcgaaaatgatcgttcaaggttcataagctccaaaacacaaaaactcgcaccaagaccaaacgaacgaccaggtgactgAACTGTTagtcccaacaagtcataaatgacttggggttgctacaggaatgctctaaacgacacatagaaggcaagacacagaaatgaccaggaAGATCATTACAACTTATGACTCTCTTGAATGGAGCTTCTTGGAGCAAATTTTATATGAGATGAAGTTCCCGGTAGTGATGATCAAATGGATTATGCAGTGTGTTACTACTGTATCCTACTCATTTCAGGTCAATGGAAAAGCTACAAAGCCATTCCAAGCTAGAAGAGGAGTTAGACAAGGGGATCTCATGTCACCTTTTCTCTTTGTATTAGCCATGGATTATCTCACAAGGGTCTTAAAAAGCCTTCATACTAACCATGAGTTCCATTACCATCCTAGGTGTAAGAGACAAAAAATCATCCAACTTAGCTTTGCTGATGACTGGTTGATGTTCTGCAGGGGAGATATAAAGTCTGTGAGCTATCTACATAAATGTTTTATGCAATTTTCAGAGGCTTCAGGACTGGTGGCAAATGTAGATAAAAGCAGTGTGTATTTTGGAGGAATCAAACAGGCTTTTCAAGACCAAATACTACAATAGCTTCAGTTTATCAAAGGAGAATTGCCTTTTAGATACTTGGGGATACCCTTGAGtactaaaaaaatatctatagcCCAATGCAAGCCTCTTATAGACAAGATGTAGAAGGTATTTGTAGAATGTTTCTGTGGACAGGGAATGTTGAGGTTTCAAATGAACAGACTTTGCTGCTTATGGATCAATACTTTATTAGAAATGTTTATAAGAAGATGAGAGGAGATATGGGGAAAGTGGAATGGATAGTTACTAAAATGTGATGTTTGGTAGAGCTTGGGGTTGCTTGTCCAAGCCTCCTGGAGGATTTTGTTTTGGATTGTTCACTTTGGTAATAAATTTTACTTACCAAAAAACTAATATCATCATATGAGGTACTCGATGACTACACAAGTTAGAAACATATTGTCATAAAATGGTCTGAGTTTCCAATCAGCTTAATGTTGCTATGACGATTGTACAGTAAAACATCAAGAATTACTTATATTGTGACGAGTAAACTGTAATCGCAAACAAAAATTTACAAAGAACAAAACTTAGTCAAAAAGTTAAAGTTAAGAGAGGAAGAAGAGCTTACATGTTCTAAATGAGTTTGTTATCATCACTTGAAAATCCTTAAATAGCCAAAATTCAATTTTCTCTGTAAAATTTTATCATGAGTTAGCTTTGAAGAAGCAAAAATTAGAAGAATCTGATATTGACAGAGCTCTTCGCAATATTTTCTCCATTAGAATGAGGTTAGTACTATTCAATAGTGATCCAAATTTATAGACTATTTATCATTCTAAAATTTATCAAACGTGCAAGTACATTTTAAGATAAAACAACCAGCAATTAATAGCTTTGCTACGCAGAACCAGAACAATGAATTGATGTTTCAGGTAAGTTTTTACTTATATGGTATAATCAAGGATCCGAATAGTCATTCTCTTGAATTGGAGGCTGATAATTAGGGTGTTGcgctaaaaaaaattctttcaattgCTTCAGTTCTTTCATCTCATTTTGAAAGTTAGACATGCAATCCTTCAAAGACTGGTTTTCCTTTTGAGTTGAACGTAGCTCAGCCAACAATTTAGCTTTTGAGGAAGTCCCACCTTTCAAATCTGTTGCTTTTACTTCACCTCCAAAGCCAAATACATGACTACGACTTTGAGGTCCAAAGCATTTCTCAATAATTTCTATGCTAGAAAGTGATGGTTCAGACTCTAccaattcttgaatttgagccTATAGAGTGTAtagaggaatttttttttttcagatccCATAATAACTAAATGTTAAGAACATGTTCAATTAACCAAACACACGTGCTTCTCGATTGTTTCAGAATCAACTAGTGTGTTATTCTTCTTGCGAGTCTCGTAAAAGATAGTTGCCAAATCTGGTGGATTGCCATCTTTTCCGCCCTTTACATAAAAGTAAACATGTCAAAGAACGGTTCATCAATATTAAGACAGAAAAAGATATGATGGTAACACCTTTTGATAAATAATCTCTCCAATTGGCTTTCTACCAATATGATGAAGCATTTTCCGCTTAGCTCTATTTATTGCGTTTCTATTGCTTCTCGCCTATATTTGAGTAACAACATTAAATTCaaatgttataaataaattatcaaaatgaaaTCATAGTATGAAACAAATTACATAATTAGGTAATATGTCAAACCTGAAAATCTTTTGAAGTAAAATGTTCTTTTACCAACCACTCCCATTGCTTCTTTTCTACCCCCTTAGGCATATTCTTAAGAGCCTCTTGGATAGGCTTACCCTTCACATACTTTTCATGCAATTGACCTCTCCATTTATTCCATAACTCTTTCATCCATCCCAAAACATGATCTCGATGACTATTCATGTCATCACTATCAAATTTATCCTATAATGTATCAAATTGAAACATGAAGGAGCACACTAATTAAGCAACAAGAATTGTATTAAGAAGAGAGTAGCCCAAGAAGAACTTGAAATACTTAATCCGATTACCTTAACAACAGCCCCCATGTGATTTAGCTTTTCCTCCTTAATGTGTTTCCATGATGATAATCCCAACGGACATATATTACGATCACGAACTATTTTTCCCAAGTGCCTCGAAAATAGATTACTATTCTTCCCAACTGTTCTATTATTGTAAAATGTCACTTTTAGCTTTTGTCCAATATCAAGTGATGCAACTTGTTTGCACTTGTTACTTCCTCGAACCTTTTAATCCATTCCAATAGCACATGAACCTACatttacataatttataaatggtAGAAAATATTGTACATATGATAAACTTGTGATCAAATAGATTTCAGAAATGAAAGCATACTTGTTTCAGCTGTTTGGGCAGACTGTTTAACTTGATCAATAGGAGAAATTGGAATATCATAATGCAAACTCTCTTTCTCATGAGCCAAGGAAGCTTTATTTGTTGTTCTCAATCCTTGAGATAAACCTAATGCAAGAAATTATATCAGTAAAAATacttgaattaaattaaattaaattatgaaaaagaaaaaaaaattaagaaatcataCTTGTTTCAAATGTTGGGGTAGACTCCATAGCATCATCAGTAGAAAGAGAAAATGCAACATCAGTTTGCATATGCTCTTTCTCAAAAGccaaaaactttttattcatTGTTCGCAATCCTTGAGAGAAACCTAATGCAAGAAATTGTATCAGTAAAAGTACTTgaatcaaattaaattcaattctgaaaaagaaaaaaatttaagaaatcaTACTTGTTTCAAATGTTGAGGGGGACTCCATAACATCATCAGTAGAAAGAGAAATTGGAACATCAGCTTGCATATGTTCTTTCtcaaaagccaaaaaaaatttattcattgTTCGCCATCCTTGATCAGCAGAAGGTCTTGACATGTTTTGACTAACATAACGATCATTTTGATTGAAAGATCTCCCCTCATTTTCAGAATCTTCAATTGAGCACATAGATTTAAGCCCTTGATACTTCCCTTGAGCACCTAGTGCAAGAAATCATATCAGATAAAcattaacaataaattaaatgCAATTCTAAAACACAATAAATTGTAGAATCatatttgatgaatttgtttTGATGTATTGCATAAGTTCATCAGTAGATGAAAAAGATAGAATATGTCCTTTCTCAACACTCAAGTAGGTTTTGTTCATTGTTCGCACTCCTTGAGCATTAGACATAGATCTAAGACCTTTTCCTTGTCCCTTTGCAACCACACCTAGTATAAGAAAatcgaaaataaaaaattcgTATTAAAATTCCTCGTACAaattaataacacaaataaaaataagaaccCATACTTGTTTCAGTAAATTGATTGTACTGCATAACTTGATCAGTAGATGGCGAAAATGGAATATCAGTTCTTGACACCCCTAAAGACAACATAGATTTAAGCCCTCTTCCTCGTCCCTTTCCTATAGCACCCGGTGGCACACATGCATATTTAGTAGTAGCTTTCACCCTAGATGCCACCTGATTTTCATCCTTTGATGGTTTCATATCAAACCTAACAAAAAACAAAGACAATgtgttaataaaaaaaatgaaaaaacattcTAAAAATCATATACTtggcaaaaaaaaatgaagacacTATAAAAATAATGTACTAACAATAATCATGTATCAAAATGTATAATAATGAATATGCTAAAGCTTAAGGAGATACTTCACCTCAATCATTCTTTTTCGTTTATTTTGTGAAGAATTTTCTAAATCTTCAAATTCATTGTCCTTTTGTTGCACAATTTCATAGGAATCATGACGTTGTACCTTTCTCGCTACACACCAACCTCTATTGGAATTATCATTAGCATAAAATACTTGAGAGGCTTGATCAGCTAATACAAAAGGctcatttattttcaaaaatcgCCCCCAATTTACACTTACAATGCCATACTCATCTATTTTCACTCGTTTTGTCTTATCATATGCATCAAACCATTTGCATTCAAACAAAACAACTCTTCTATCCGTGAAttgcaattcaagaacatcGGTTAAAACTCCATAGTAATCAATGTTGTCACTATGTTTATCAGTTTCACCAACGACAACCACACCACAATTTTGAGTTCTTAAATTTTTATCATAAGCTTCTGCATGGAATCTATATCCATTAACAATGTAACCATTATAATGTAATACATATTTAGTAGGACCATGTGAAAGTGCAAGGAGATCTTCCATGATCCGACTATCATCTTCTTTATGCAATTGTGCAACCTATCAACAAGATAAAATTGTTGACTTCTAAATGAGTAACTCAATATTAGATTTCCAAATTTGATGTGTATATATTACTCACCTTATCTTGAAACCATTCAATAAATTGTCTATTCCATTCATCATCAGACAAGTGTTGAGTAGAATCTACATGAATTTGTGCAAACTCTctacaaatttaaattgaaccacaaatgtcatacaaaaaaataatcctaaaGAAGCAAGGCAATGAAGTATGATATGTAGAAAAAAATCATACTCTAGAAATGGTAGAACTTCATCGCAATTCTTCAGTATGTAGATATGTGCTTGCTCTAATTCATTTGCTTCAAGATCACGCTGTTTTGGAGCCCCCAATGTTTTTCCAGATTGACAAAATAGAGATAATCCTCCATCAAATTTTTTCAAACCACCATCATAGTTTCGTTCTGGCctattaaattttgtgtcaattGTATGCAGATATCTTGAACATAAATTCATACATTCCTTTGCAATGTAACCCTCTGCAATACAACCTTCTGGCCAAGCCCTATTACCAATGagagatttcaaaaaatataaccaTCGTTCTATGGGATACATCCATCGATACTGGACAGGTCCACCAAGCATAGCTTCATTAGCTAAGTGAATAGGCAAGTGCACCATGACATCAAAAAATGAAGGCGGAAATACCTTTTCTAACTTGCAAAGAGTTATAGGAATTTGAGCCTCAACCTGCTCCAAGTCATCAATCCTTAATAACTTAGCTCcaatcatattaaaaaataaagacaattCAATTAGTGGCTCACACACTTCTTTGGACAACATACCACGTAGTGCAAGAGGGAGTAAATATTGGAGAATAACATGGCAATCATGACTCTTTAAACCAGAAATTTTGTGATCTTTCAAGTTAACACACTGAGAAATGTTGGATGAAAATCCATCTGGAACctttaaattcttcaaaaacaGGCAGAAATTGTGCTTTTCTTGTGGAGATAAGGTGTAACATGCAGTTGGAACTTCATATTTTTCACCTTTCTGGATAGGGTGCAACTCCGGCCTTatattcatttctttcaaatctaGCCGAGTATTAATAGTGTCCTTGGTCTTTCCTTTGGCATTCATAATTGTCCCCAAAATattatcacatatatttttctcaatatgcATAACATCCAAATTATGTCGCAACAAAAGAGACTCCCAATATGGAAGTTCAAAAAAGATACTCTTCTTGTTCCAATTATCTTTTCGACTATCATGTGATATTTTGATTCTTTTCTTTGGTTCCTTTGTTAACTGTAACCCTTCAAGATCTTGAACTTGATGAAGAATCTCAATACCAGAACGTTTTTTCGGTGGGAGCCTCTTCTCTTCTGTACCATCAAAGGACTTCTTATCATTCCTCCATTTGTGATTACGAGGAAGATAACGACGATGACCcataaaactttctttcttacAATTGGTCAATCTGATTGAGGAAGTATCTTTGTTGCAACATGGGCATGCCAATTTTCCTTTGGTACTCCATCCAGATAAATTTTCATATGCTGGAAAGTCATTGATGGTCCATAACAAAGAAGCATGCAGCTTAAAATTCTGTTTGGTTGATGCATCAAAGGTCTCAATACCAATATTCCATAGCTCCTTCAATTCTTCTATTAAAGGTTGAAGATATATGTCAATTGCATCACCTGGACTATCTGGACCAGGAATAAGCATGGACATGATAAAGTTTTCTTGTTTCATACACAACCAAGGTGGTAAGTTATAAGGAATAAGTACCACCGGCCAAATGCTATATGAGGTTTTTGCATTCCGAAATGGTTGAAAACCATCACTCGCAAGTCCAAGTCGAACATTACGAGGCTCGGCTGCAAATGAAGGATGAAGTTCATCAAATGATTTCCATGCCATTGAATCAGCTGGGTGCCTCATTATTCCATCATCAACTCTTTCGCCATGATGCCATGTCGTTAGAGAAGATGTCTTTGAAGACATAAATGACCTTTGAAGCCTAGGTTTTAATGGAAAATAGCGTAAAATCTTTGATGCAAcctttttaccctttttgttCTTTGCTTCCCCGTTACGTTTATCAACTTTCCATCTAGATTCACCACAAACTTTACAAGAATCAAGTAAGTTTTCTTCCTTCTAATATAACATGCAATCATTTCTACAAGCATCAATTCTTTCGTAGGAAAGCCCAAGATTTCGAATTACCTTCTTTGCCCCATAATATGTATTTGGCAAATCGGCTTCATCTGGCAACAACTCctcttttaacatttttaacAACATTGTAAATGACTCATTACTCCAACGACTCATACTTTTTATGTGAAGCAACTTAATCAAAGTtgaaagttttgaaatttttgaaccTTGATACAGTGGCTTCTCAAAGTCTCCCAATAGGCTATAAAACTTTTTGGCTTCAACATTTGGTTCCTCTTCAAGTGAATCAACACAATCAACATCTAAAGCGTTTCCATAATGATTAGGACAGAAATCTCTTAAAATTTCTCGTATTACATCCTCATTCTCACAATTTTCTACTTCATTATCATCTCTATCTTCACATTGTGATTCTGGCTCACCTAAGACTTCCCTATGATGATACCAAAaggtataatttttaattattccaTATACTTTCAAATGTGTTCTAACTGTCTCACGTGTTCCTAATGTGGTATTACAACATTTAACACACGGACATcgtatttcatacatttctccTGTCCTTTGAAAAgcataattcaaaaaattttccACCCCGATAAAGTAGGCCTCATTAAGTCGATCATCAACAAGTTGCATCCATTGCTTACTTGGTGTCATAACCTTGGATTATATATAAGAGTTAGATCAATCATACTTTAGGATAACAAATTTACTAAGATGAACATTACTTTCTATTAAACTAGTCAATCAtcctaataattaaaaaataaatatctaaaatGGACTAATAAcatcttttcttttaattgaaTATGTGCTGctatatataataaaactaaaagGTCTTAACAGATGCGACATCCTAAACCTACTACTGAACTTCAAATAAAGACGACAAGTTTAACTCGCAGACATCCACGTGGATGTCGCATAATATAGTACAGAACACTACACACTGTGAGTTAAACTATATTATGAGACATCCACGTGAACTAATGACCTTTTTCATGTTTCACAAAGCTAAACTTATCAACAACTTctccaacaattttttttatcaaactacATGAGGATCCAAACAATTTCAATAAAACATATAGCATCTAATTGAAAACAAcaaccaccaaaacaacaatgaCAAACAACCACAAATTTCTATGTAGCATAAGATTTCAAAAATGCACGACAAGTAGTAACTTTAGAAACCAATATGCAGCACTAGTTATAGtagaaaataacaattaaaacaacATTTGAAACACCACAAAAAGGAAACTACAATCAAATGCTTTATCAATGCTCATTCACAATTTCGTTTCTTTCTCGTCTAATCTTTTTAGTGTCACGTTAtacttaaaaattgaatacaatagttatacaataaaaaaaccCATTCAAATTCAAAGCACATAAACTGGGAACTGAATTAAAGACACTAATGGTAAAAATATTCTACATATTCATCACCTGATGGAAATTTTTTTTGCAATGCCAGCCTTACCAAAATTTCTTGGCAGCCCTAGCAATTATACAACCCTAACAGAGAAAATCTTAAATAAACTCTCAAATATCTCCTCTTTGAACCTCAACCCCAAGCCTTAACTATAAAACTATGATTTTCAGTCCTTACACAATAACAATGAGTATCTATAAGAGCCCAATCACATAAAATTTGACCAACAGAAAGAAAAATGGTAGATttacagaaaaagaagaagggggAGATGAATCAGGAGGAATAAACTTTCTTTAGATGTAGATACAAGTTGTAGGTGAAACGTTTTTCTTCCAATAATGCCTTCAAGCTTCAAGATTTAGGAGATTTTTCTGCCAATAATGCCTTCAAGATTCAAGAGTAAGGAGACTTCAGAGCTATGCACAACGATTTTGGCATATTgctagagagagagaaaaatctaATAGCTTTATCAATGGATTTGGGGGTTTTAGGTTATAACTATAGTGGGAGAGAAATTTTTTTAGAGCCTTTTAGTTACCGCTCTTCCTTGTAGTTCTCGCTGAAAATTTCATTTAGGGACAAGTTTATTTgttattagaaaataatatagTCAAATAAAGACTAGTTAATAATATCATCCTTATAAGTATATTTTAGGGACCATATTTATAACTTGTCACTATATTTTGGTCTTTAATAAGCCTTTTTGTTGTAGTGCACGTGAGGTGAGGacctaggtcggtggaaagttgtatatattttcttctttgagttttttcttcattttaagctaaatatacagagaaaaaatagaaacccatttttaggatcaattgaaatatagattttctcgacgtaagtccttgacgaaagttgttctacgcgttgggctcatcatcgtggtataatttgttttatcgattgcgtaacatatcacattttagtgttgggacagcaggggtttgagtatatttgaaggttttgaggtgaattacgaacctaagatcgaggtaagacccttctttcatcgaccctagcttttataagcagcaaatagcaatttgcgacggaaatacatatcttttattgtattgtcatggtatcttttatgtTGTgcgttgattatggtcctaccttgttgtagtatcgagggagttatgagttaaagtctttaggccacgtgaatttagcgaaaaaggtatgttaaggctattctcttcctgtggcatgtttccttaaaacttaggagcaatgtatttaagttgttatcgttgttatacttataaccattattgttgattgttggctgctcgggtgcgtataatcctctcttatcggGATTCTTACTCAGTAGTAACATTCGTATGtgggacacgacttagaggctatttgtataggttgcctataactaaattgctcacttttagttgttggattgttattgttgcctttgggctattgtTGTTAGTTGCAGGAAggtgatctatgcctagcagGGCTATGTT is part of the Solanum stenotomum isolate F172 chromosome 8, ASM1918654v1, whole genome shotgun sequence genome and encodes:
- the LOC125873685 gene encoding uncharacterized protein LOC125873685, with the translated sequence MESTPTFETSLSQGLRTTNKASLAHEKESLHYDIPISPIDQVRGSNKCKQVASLDIGQKLKVTFYNNRTVGKNSNLFSRHLGKIVRDRNICPLGLSSWKHIKEEKLNHMGAVVKDKFDSDDMNSHRDHVLGWMKELWNKWRGQLHEKYVKGKPIQEALKNMPKGVEKKQWEWLVKEHFTSKDFQARSNRNAINRAKRKMLHHIGRKPIGEIIYQKGGKDGNPPDLATIFYETRKKNNTLVDSETIEKHAQIQELVESEPSLSSIEIIEKCFGPQSRSHVFGFGGEVKATDLKGGTSSKAKLLAELRSTQKENQSLKDCMSNFQNEMKELKQLKEFFLAQHPNYQPPIQENDYSDP
- the LOC125873433 gene encoding uncharacterized protein LOC125873433, which translates into the protein MRHPADSMAWKSFDELHPSFAAEPRNVRLGLASDGFQPFRNAKTSYSIWPVVLIPYNLPPWLCMKQENFIMSMLIPGPDSPGDAIDIYLQPLIEELKELWNIGIETFDASTKQNFKLHASLLWTINDFPAYENLSGWSTKGKLACPCCNKDTSSIRLTNCKKESFMGHRRYLPRNHKWRNDKKSFDGTEEKRLPPKKRSGIEILHQVQDLEGLQLTKEPKKRIKISHDSRKDNWNKKSIFFELPYWESLLLRHNLDVMHIEKNICDNILGTIMNAKGKTKDTINTRLDLKEMNIRPELHPIQKGEKYEVPTACYTLSPQEKHNFCLFLKNLKVPDGFSSNISQCVNLKDHKISGLKSHDCHVILQYLLPLALRGMLSKEVCEPLIELSLFFNMIGAKLLRIDDLEQVEAQIPITLCKLEKV